A single Epinephelus fuscoguttatus linkage group LG13, E.fuscoguttatus.final_Chr_v1 DNA region contains:
- the glb1l gene encoding beta-galactosidase-1-like protein, with product MAAGVLLCVAVNLVCLSVCGNLVSGERSFSIDYKNNCFLKDGKPFQFISGSIHYSRVPQYYWKDRLMKMYMTGLNAVQVYVPWNFHETVQGVHNFTGDRDLEHFLDLANQTGLLVILRPGPYICAEWEMGGLPAWLLQKPNIVLRSADADYVQAVSNWLAVLLPKMKPWLYINGGNIITVQVENEYGSYFACDYNYMRHLRTLFRFLLGEDTVLFTTDGNTDKEMTCGSLEGLYATIDFGTDNNLTEAFKRQRRFEPRGPLVNSEFYTGWLDHWGDPHAVVNAQKVSRVLAEMLTMGANVNMYMFEGGTNFGYWNGADHDTRFRSVVTSYDYDAPLSEAGDPTEKLLAIRDVIKQFRDIPSGPMPPATPKFAYGFVTLKKVGNISDLLKTLSPLGPVESQYPLTFEEMKQYYGYMLYRTTLPRDLSEPTPLISPLNGVHDRAYVSVNGVFQGLLERDTVLVMNLTGQQGDTVDILVENMGRVNFGSKINDYKGLLSDLILGKDVLTNWKIYPLDIDGAIAGGWPHSNSQKSPPAPRKEPSLGPVFYRGTLQPNGLAWDTFLKLNEWTKGQVWINGVNLGRYWPARGPQQTLYVPGPLLSTTQPNNITVLELEGAPAHLRVLFMDRPQLNVTAGKS from the exons ATGGCTGCTGGTGTCTTACTCTGCGTTGCTGTGAACCTcgtctgtttatctgtctgtggAAACTTG GTCTCTGGAGAACGATCTTTCTCTATAGACTACAAAAACAACTGTTTCCTCAAAGATGGGAAGCCTTTTCAGTTCATCTCAGGGAGCATTCACTACTCAAGGGTCCCACAGTACTACTGGAAGGACCGGCTCATGAAGATGTACATGACTGGACTCAATGCTGTCCAAGT ATACGTGCCCTGGAACTTCCATGAAACAGTGCAGGGCGTCCACAACTTCACAGGGGACAGAGATCTGGAGCATTTTTTGGATCTGGCCAATCAGACGGGGCTTCTGGTCATCCTGCGTCCCGGACCGTACATCTGTGCCGAGTGGGAAATG GGTGGATTGCCAGCATGGCTGCTTCAGAAACCAAACATCGTACTCCGCTCAGCTGACGCAG ATTATGTCCAAGCAGTCAGCAACTGGCTGGCTGTTCTTCTGCCCAAAATGAAGCCTTGGCTGTACATCAATGGCGGCAACATCATCACTGTCCAG GTGGAGAATGAATACGGAAGTTACTTTGCTTGTGACTACAATTACATGCGTCACCTGCGGACTCTGTTCCGCTTCCTCCTGGGTGAAGACACGGTCCTGTTCACCACTGACGGGAACACAGACAAGGAAATGACATGTGGTAGTCTGGAGGGGTTATATGCAACAATAGACTTTGGCACAG ACAACAACTTAACTGAAGCATTCAAGCGGCAAAGACGGTTTGAGCCTCGCGGGCCACTG GTGAACTCAGAATTCTACACCGGCTGGTTGGACCACTGGGGAGATCCACATGCTGTGGTTAATGCCCAGAAGGTCAGCAGAGTGTTGGCGGAAATGCTGACCATGGGGGCCAACGTCAACAT GTACATGTTCGAAGGCGGCACTAACTTTGGCTACTGGAACG gtGCCGATCATGACACGAGGTTCCGCTCAGTCGTGACTAGTTATGATTACGACGCCCCGCTGTCTGAGGCAGGAGACCCCACAGAGAAGCTGTTGGCCATCAGAGATGTTATTAAGCAG TTTAGAGATATTCCCTCTGGTCCCATGCCACCAGCAACTCCCAAGTTTGCCTATGGCTTTGTGACCCTGAAAAAG GTTGGCAACATCAGTGATCTGTTGAAAACCCTATCGCCCCTCGGGCCAGTGGAGTCTCAGTATCCTCTGACGTTTGAAGAGATGAAACAG TACTATGGATACATGCTTTATCGGACCACGCTGCCCCGGGACCTCTCCGAGCCTACGCCACTTATCTCTCCACTGAATGGGGTTCATGACCGTGCATATGTGTCCGTCAATGGG GTTTTCCAGGGTCTGTTGGAGAGAGACACTGTGCTTGTGATGAACCTCACTGGACAGCAGGGGGACACGGTGGACATCCTTGTTGAGAACATGGGCAGGGTGAACTTTGGCAGCAAAATAAATGACTACAAG GGCCTTCTGAGCGACCTAATCCTGGGTAAAGATGTACTGACTAACTGGAAGATCTATCCTCTGGACATTGATGGAGCCATCGCAGGTGGATGGCCTCATTCAAACAGTCAAAAGTCTCCCCCTGCTCCTCGGAAAGAGCCTTCACTTGGACCAGTCTTCTACAGGGGGACCTTACAGCCCAATGGCCTTGCCTGGGACACCTTTCTCAAGCTCAATGAATGGACAAAG GGTCAGGTTTGGATTAATGGTGTGAATCTGGGACGATACTGGCCGGCCAGAGGCCCTCAGCAGACTCTTTATGTCCCTGGACCCCTGCTCAGCACCACCCAGCCTAACAATATCACAGTGCTGGAGCTGGAAGGGGCCCCAGCACACCTACGGGTTCTTTTTATGGACCGGCCTCAGCTTAATGTCACCGCTGGAAAGTCTTAA